Proteins encoded by one window of Mariniplasma anaerobium:
- a CDS encoding aldo/keto reductase family protein, producing MKYLKMNNGLTIPVLGTGTNTFGKENNNFNGKITYDTKELISAIELGYRLIDTAIYYRNEAVIGKAVKESNIDRSKFFITSKIPQDKEFIETNELVKHHIEQSLNLLDIDYIDLYLIHFPFESNEENLRVWRILETFVDRGLIKSIGVSNFNEDQLAYLIKHASIKPVLNQFQSYPGKHQQSLIDYCKANDIIPQAYQSLAKVEAKTKDILIELAKPYNKSWSQIILNYQINEGLVVIPKSHSKQHQFENMDVFDFKLTQKDIKTIKNI from the coding sequence GAACAGGGACAAATACTTTTGGTAAAGAAAATAATAATTTTAATGGCAAGATCACCTATGATACAAAAGAACTTATCTCTGCAATCGAATTAGGATATAGATTAATAGATACTGCGATTTATTATCGTAATGAAGCAGTTATCGGAAAAGCAGTTAAAGAATCAAATATTGATAGAAGTAAATTTTTTATAACATCAAAAATTCCTCAAGACAAAGAATTTATTGAAACTAATGAATTAGTTAAACATCATATAGAACAATCACTTAATTTACTTGATATAGATTATATTGATCTTTATTTAATACATTTTCCATTTGAATCAAATGAAGAGAACTTAAGAGTGTGGCGTATATTAGAAACATTTGTTGATAGAGGGCTTATAAAATCGATTGGTGTGTCCAATTTTAATGAAGATCAACTAGCGTATTTAATAAAGCACGCTAGTATTAAACCCGTACTCAATCAGTTCCAATCATATCCAGGAAAACACCAACAATCATTAATAGATTATTGTAAAGCAAATGATATCATTCCCCAGGCATATCAATCGCTTGCTAAAGTGGAAGCTAAGACTAAAGATATATTAATAGAATTAGCTAAACCATATAATAAATCATGGAGTCAAATTATTTTAAATTATCAAATTAATGAAGGGTTAGTCGTGATTCCTAAATCACATAGTAAGCAACATCAATTTGAAAATATGGATGTCTTTGATTTTAAATTAACACAAAAAGATATAAAGACTATTAAAAATATATAA
- a CDS encoding SDR family oxidoreductase encodes MNIFITGGTKGIGNGLVRHFQELGHQIVYTGTSEDSIEKSGHNQLTGTYGVVCDVRHRIEIENALNFAVKTLKTIDIVINNAGVNQKNKPVIELEEEDISNVIDVNVKGMINATSEALRIMKKQGYGRIYNMEGLGSNNMVFPKTVIYASSKHLLSFFTKGVKKELKDYPNIKVGTLSPGMVYTDFLKSSEGFENNFVMKALGNPVDKVTPFLVNKILKGKMKINYLTFSKTMWRFMSFPFRKKTRYQ; translated from the coding sequence ATGAATATATTTATAACTGGTGGAACTAAAGGTATAGGTAATGGATTGGTACGCCATTTTCAAGAATTAGGACATCAAATTGTTTATACAGGAACTAGTGAAGACAGCATTGAAAAAAGCGGTCACAATCAATTGACTGGGACATATGGTGTTGTTTGTGATGTTCGTCATCGAATAGAAATTGAGAATGCTTTAAATTTTGCAGTAAAAACATTAAAAACAATAGATATCGTGATTAATAATGCAGGAGTCAATCAAAAAAACAAACCAGTTATAGAACTTGAAGAAGAAGATATATCAAACGTGATTGATGTCAATGTTAAAGGAATGATCAATGCCACAAGTGAAGCGCTAAGAATTATGAAAAAACAGGGATATGGAAGAATCTATAATATGGAGGGACTTGGAAGCAATAACATGGTTTTTCCAAAAACAGTTATCTATGCATCCAGTAAACATCTGCTATCTTTTTTCACCAAAGGTGTAAAAAAGGAGCTTAAAGATTATCCGAATATTAAAGTAGGTACATTATCTCCAGGTATGGTATATACTGATTTCTTAAAATCATCAGAGGGGTTTGAAAATAATTTCGTTATGAAGGCATTAGGTAATCCAGTAGATAAAGTCACACCATTTTTGGTAAATAAAATATTAAAGGGGAAAATGAAAATCAATTACCTTACATTTAGCAAAACGATGTGGAGATTTATGTCTTTTCCTTTTCGTAAAAAAACAAGATACCAATGA
- a CDS encoding carboxymuconolactone decarboxylase family protein translates to MKNNSISRIYGKREFIKIVSKATYSMVKYRKFMKLLTKEFQTNIMLSVTEVNGCQACSYFHTKHAIDSGISDEELQSLLSGDHKNVKPEEAQALVFGQHYASEKENYSKDTFQKVIEHYGKEKAYGILATATLISFGNAYGINYGNLKSRFTKNGRVKNSKIYNEVFILISPIILLPITMIINVFRKKQF, encoded by the coding sequence ATGAAAAATAACAGTATATCTAGAATTTATGGAAAAAGAGAATTTATTAAAATAGTTAGTAAAGCTACGTATTCAATGGTTAAATATAGAAAATTTATGAAGCTACTGACAAAAGAGTTTCAAACAAATATAATGTTGTCAGTCACTGAAGTCAATGGATGCCAGGCATGTAGTTATTTTCATACAAAGCATGCGATTGATTCAGGCATAAGTGATGAAGAGTTACAAAGTCTCTTGTCAGGTGATCATAAAAATGTTAAACCTGAAGAAGCCCAAGCATTAGTCTTTGGACAACACTATGCTTCTGAGAAAGAGAATTACTCGAAAGATACTTTTCAAAAAGTAATAGAACATTATGGAAAAGAGAAGGCTTATGGGATTCTTGCTACGGCAACTTTGATCTCTTTTGGTAATGCCTATGGTATAAATTACGGCAACCTTAAAAGTCGGTTTACAAAAAATGGGAGAGTTAAAAATAGTAAGATATATAATGAGGTATTCATTCTAATCTCACCAATCATATTACTACCTATTACGATGATCATTAATGTATTTAGAAAGAAACAATTTTAA
- a CDS encoding uracil-xanthine permease family protein, which produces MNNMKYDIYDKPKSYIEWLLLSLQQLVAVFGATILIPIIIGINPALGLMTAGMGTLIYILWTKKSAVFLGNSGTFIPLLFGLSIGNPTLMIMGVITIGLVYIVIGTIVRFTGTAWVKNILTPVIVGPIIMILGISLVAYSITWFGLDATITSGNTLSLEQLSTLGIATLTFTITTLFVLKGNKVTKTYSIIIGLAISSVVAVIINLIVGGGLPTLNDMGNFVVENPFKSIASTWAKFSFSNVSFIQLVPFIIIAFVSMAEHIGDHTVLSATVNRDLLQDPGLNKTLQAQGLATLTAGLLCSSPVTTYGESTASVAISRVSSKYVVGGAAVLAIIISFTPILTLLAYIPTAVFGGLSLLLYCFIFLNGLKVLLNSNIDFSNQKNLLIVSSMILLGTAVTLIPSYSNLFIGIDVFRTGDISFQLSGLMLPLIIGVLMQTLLPDEEKDPETSV; this is translated from the coding sequence ATGAATAATATGAAATATGATATTTATGATAAACCAAAGTCTTATATAGAATGGTTATTATTGTCATTACAACAATTAGTAGCGGTATTTGGAGCTACAATACTGATTCCAATAATAATTGGAATCAATCCAGCATTAGGGTTAATGACTGCTGGGATGGGAACACTTATCTATATTTTATGGACAAAGAAGTCTGCAGTTTTCTTAGGTAACTCTGGAACATTCATTCCATTATTGTTTGGTTTATCAATTGGAAATCCTACATTAATGATTATGGGTGTAATAACTATTGGATTAGTTTATATAGTTATAGGAACGATTGTAAGATTTACAGGGACGGCATGGGTAAAAAATATTTTAACACCTGTTATTGTAGGACCAATTATTATGATATTAGGAATCTCATTAGTTGCTTATTCTATTACATGGTTTGGCTTAGATGCGACTATTACATCAGGAAACACATTATCATTAGAACAGTTATCAACTTTAGGCATTGCAACGTTAACATTTACAATTACAACTTTATTTGTATTAAAAGGAAATAAAGTTACCAAAACATATAGCATTATAATTGGTTTGGCAATATCAAGTGTTGTCGCAGTCATCATTAACTTAATTGTTGGTGGAGGATTACCAACGCTTAATGATATGGGAAATTTTGTAGTTGAAAATCCTTTCAAATCTATAGCTAGTACTTGGGCTAAATTTAGTTTTAGTAATGTATCATTTATTCAACTCGTACCATTTATCATTATTGCATTTGTTTCCATGGCAGAGCATATAGGAGACCATACAGTTTTGAGTGCAACAGTTAATAGAGATTTATTACAAGATCCAGGACTAAATAAAACATTACAAGCGCAAGGACTTGCAACACTAACAGCAGGACTTTTATGCTCTTCACCAGTAACAACCTATGGTGAGAGTACAGCATCTGTTGCTATTTCAAGAGTATCGAGTAAATATGTAGTAGGTGGAGCTGCAGTTCTAGCTATAATCATTTCATTTACACCTATACTAACACTACTTGCTTACATACCAACTGCGGTATTTGGTGGGCTAAGTTTATTGTTATACTGTTTCATATTCTTAAATGGGTTAAAGGTGTTACTTAATTCAAACATTGATTTTAGTAATCAAAAAAACTTGCTTATTGTATCTAGTATGATTTTACTAGGAACTGCAGTTACTTTAATTCCTTCATATTCTAATTTATTTATAGGTATTGATGTTTTTAGAACTGGTGATATATCATTCCAATTAAGTGGATTGATGTTGCCTTTAATTATAGGTGTGCTTATGCAAACATTGCTTCCTGATGAGGAAAAAGATCCTGAAACTTCTGTATAA